In Glycine max cultivar Williams 82 chromosome 7, Glycine_max_v4.0, whole genome shotgun sequence, a single window of DNA contains:
- the LOC100806352 gene encoding auxin-responsive protein SAUR78, which translates to MAKVGKLTKLKSAIKRWPSLTRLSRNSSSVSSNKGVSGKGTSLNSSKEHEHEQEQLRAVYVGKSRRRYLVNSEVIDHPVFQELVDRSCSSNSSSSHHHDDDGVVVVSCEVVLFEHLLWMLESEETKLGSMDELVEFYSCAC; encoded by the coding sequence ATGGCCAAAGTTGGAAAACTAACAAAGCTCAAGTCAGCAATCAAGAGATGGCCCTCATTGACCAGGCTCAGCCGCAACAGCAGCAGTGTCTCTTCCAACAAAGGGGTCTCTGGAAAAGGAACATCCCTTAATTCATCCAAGGAACACGAGCATGAACAAGAACAACTTCGTGCGGTTTATGTTGGCAAGTCTAGGAGGCGGTACCTCGTGAACTCCGAAGTGATCGATCACCCCGTGTTTCAGGAGCTAGTGGACAGGTCTTGCTCTtctaattcttcttcttctcatcatCATGACGATGATGGGGTGGTGGTGGTGTCGTGCGAGGTGGTGCTGTTCGAGCACTTGCTGTGGATGCTTGAGAGCGAAGAGACCAAGTTGGGGTCCATGGATGAGCTGGTCGAGTTCTACTCTTGTGCATGCTGA